AGTGCTCTACACCTCTACGATCTTCGTATTCCCTACTCCAAGGTGTCCGCGCGGCCTGAGCAGTCGCACCACCCCCACGATGACTACATCTCCTCTCTTACCCCTCTGCCAGCTTCAGAAACTAGCACGTCTGGCTTCAGCAAGCAGTGGGTTACCACTGGTGGAACAACCTTGGCTGTGACGGATCTCCGGAGGGGCGTTCTGGTGCGCAGCGAGAACCAGGAAGAAGAATTGGTCAGCTCCGCTTTCATGGGCGGTCTGCCCTCCAGTGGAACCAGCCGAGGTGAAAAGCTCATTGTCGGTGGAGCTAGCGGTATCGTCACTCTCTGGGAGAAGGGCGCGTGGGATGACCAGGATGAGCGGATCTACGTCGACCGCAGTGCCGATGGCGGAGACTCCATCGAGACAATGGTAGTTGGGCCTGACTACTTGGGCAAGGTGGTGGCGGCAGGTCTCTCAAGCGGAAAAGTGAAATTCGTGCGTATCGGACCCAACCAAGTCGTTGCCGAGGTTGTGCACGATGAGATCGATGGTGTTGTGGGTTTAGGCTTTGACGTTGAGGGCCGTATGGTTTCTGGCGGTGGCCAAACCGTCAAGGTGTGGCACGAGGCCGAGGACAATGTCGGTGAAGGATCTGGTGACGAAGACATGATGGATGACAGTGATGACGAGAAAGACTCGGATGACAGCGATGCGGAACCTCGCGAGGATCCGAGAGACCgaaagaagcgcaagaagtCCAAGAGCAAGGACCGCAGTGGTGGACAGCACGTCATGGCCTTCCACGACCTGGACTAATGTCTACAAAATCTCCACTATCTGATACCCACATCTGCAGATCGATTGTTCAGCCCGaatacaaaaaaaagtgtACACAGCGTTGGTGTTAGGGTTTCTAAGAACCAATTGGAGTAAAAAATATTCACATCTCCATCTCGAGAGAATGTACTCTGTATGTTTTCCCCTTACTTTGCTCCAGTTTGTTCCAAGGACCATGGGTTGTTCTCAAATATCAAATAAGCGCTAGGGCCAAGCATCGCAGTGAATATGGATATCATTGACAGCTTGTTCTATATAGCACCCCATATCCAATCGCCCGGTACCGACTCCAACCATGCAACAACCTCGCTTCATGCAGCAACACTTGTAACTCCAATGAATGCAGTAGCACGAATCACTCTTCAAACAAGTCACACCACTCCGGATTTACCTCGATGAGCCTCCACGTGTACATTTCTAGCTTGACCGCACACTTGGTGTGCACAGTTGAAAATCAACTTGAGATCGCTGACAAAGTCTTTCGGAGTAGTTTAACACTCTAATCTTTCTCCAATGGTCGACAGATCCACTTGCGACGCGATCGCATTTTAGTCATTAGTGACTTCGTCTTTGCTGACTGGGTTGAGAAAGGGCCTTATTAGTAGGTTTAAATTGCATTTGTAAAGCGTTGAAGTTCGTTGGAATGAGGACCACTAAAACAAGATCCGTGGCATGCTTCTCGTGCTTACTCGTCCATATCTGGAGACCAACCCGTTGCCTGGATGGCAGGGATAGGGAGTGGATTGATTGAAATCACGATGCCGTCGTTGGCATGATCCCATTGCCGAGATGGTTGATGGATCATATGACTTTGACTTAAGGTGCGTATCTTAGCTAGACCGGATTCTTTCTGCCTGAGAGTCAGAAAATGCAACACCGGGACTTGACTTTATATAACCCCAGAGATGGGCCATAAGATGCGCCCGTATCCTTTCACCTACGGTAGTCGGATGCTCACTAGGGGGACGTCTTTATAAGACTATAGGGTGTTCCAATTCTCTATAAAGGCCATTAAACATTTTCAACATTGGCTCCTCAGCGCGTAGCGCTTTTTTCCACATATCATAGGTTTTACCAGCAATGTGAGCTTATATGGCACAAGGAAGAAGGGTAACACAACAAATTATACACAAGTCGCTAAACAGATTCTTGCCTAGATAAATTCTCTTCGGCATCTAGTTGAGTGTCTCACTTTTTTAGTGACTGATgaccttcctcttctctttaCCCCACTGAAGGTAGTTCTGTAGAAATGTTTATGTCAATCTTTCATAAAATTAAATGTAATGTTCAGCTTTCATTTTTGGAAAAAAGAATTCGCCCTGCCTAACTAAGTAGCTATCTTTCCACTATAGCACATTCGATCAAGATGATTGAATCGCTACATTAGGTCACGTTAGAAGTGATCTTTCACCAACATCACAATTAATGTGTCGTCTAACCTCACCCTTCCTTTGTTTCAGATCTCCCCGTATAACCACTTCTCTAAATAAACCCTTTTAGAGTCATCTTAGAGTCATTAGCTAAAAGGTACTCGGTATTAGGGCTGTTATTTCGTGAATTGACATTCTTATCCACTATGACTTTCCATCTTGTCGGAAGCTTATGCTCTTTGAATAACCAGGGTGGTCTCGGTCGATATAGTTCGTTTTAGGATAGCTCTTTCAGGTTGCTTTTAGAGAAATCGCTTTGTGAAGGACTAAGTGCGCTTCTTAGCGTAGAGGCATGACCGAAATATCCGCGAGTGGGGGTCAATTGCGAATCTTGATCTATAGGATCGAAGTTGTATGGCTGAAGATCGTTTTCATTATGATACGAGCTAGCGGCCATCGTGCGTTTTCAAGGCTCTAACGAATCTAACGGATCCAACGTCAGTACTGTCCCCTTCAGTCAGAGTCCAGCGAGTGCTAGTTGCCAATACAGTCTGTCATGCAGAATAAGATATATAACCCACTAGCACTATATGATAGATGCACACCTCACTTACACAAACACTCTGGAATAGAGTGGTTATTAGTCAATAGACTGGAATCCGAACTCTGGCCTAGTAAACAGATAAGGAAGATCTCCCATTTCTTTGCCTTGTTTACGGGATCAACAATCCTTCTAGAAGCCCCCCAAGCCATAAAAGCCTAAAACAGTAGCTACTTTTGTGCTGTTATATACAACTATATTGAATTTCTACGAAGAAAAGGAGCCACGGGTAATGTGGCTATCATAGATTTAGCGTATTTCGATAGAGGGTTCGAGAAAGAATTTCTCTGTGCGAGTGGTGAAACTGGGCTTCGTAGAATCGTTGTCCGAAACTGCAGAGGACCAGCCGAGTAGTATGTCAACCAGGACAGAACAATTTCACATTGATAATATTGAAAGTACCACCGAGAGATCAAGACGAGTGGGTCACTGGTTAATTAACGGGATACGATGTTCGAAAATCAAGGCCCAATAACCGTTTCATTAAAACAAGAAGAGGCAGGGATAAATCCCGACCAAAACCAAGCCAAGGAGATCAAAAGCTCTCAATGAATGAGCTACCATGCCACATGTGACAGGCCTGTAGGTCACGATTTGACACTCAACTGGCAGCGGAACGAACCGCAGAGAGTGGGGATCTTCCAAAGCTCAGGAGGCCTGGACTCTGTCTTGCATAGTGCACACCTAAGTAGGTATACAATGATATCTCCAACTTTAACCTGTATATTGGTCACTTACTATTATCTCATCAGCTTCAGATGCAAACCTCTTAAATCACTCCATGCATCTCAGCTGCAACATTGGAAACCTCAATTCCAGAGACAGGGGGACTACCAAAGCATCCACAGGTATAATCAAAGGCGAGATGACTCAGTTATAAGTGTAATCCTACATGTAGTCCGAGGTGTACATAGCTTGTCTGGTTTCCTTTGCCAAGGGAAAGAATACGAAAATACGATGACTCTGTTTTCAGGTTGTTTGATTACCTTGAGTTGTATTAAAAAGAGATCATGTTTCAGTCATCTAAGGCATCACGCTAAACAATCGCAGTAGTCTTTCCACTTGGTCAGAGTGAACATACC
The nucleotide sequence above comes from Penicillium digitatum chromosome 1, complete sequence. Encoded proteins:
- a CDS encoding Nucleolar protein Jip5, putative; this translates as MFDTVCTLPLSSDLFAQAIHPEEPVVSVGLASGHVQTFRLPSLEGEDEEDAASNSSARSGKGHIDTMWRTRRHKGSCRTLGFGTDGKTLYSAGTDGMVKAASTETGQVHNKIVIPLEKNGSVDAPTMIHALSPQTLLLGTDSSALHLYDLRIPYSKVSARPEQSHHPHDDYISSLTPLPASETSTSGFSKQWVTTGGTTLAVTDLRRGVLVRSENQEEELVSSAFMGGLPSSGTSRGEKLIVGGASGIVTLWEKGAWDDQDERIYVDRSADGGDSIETMVVGPDYLGKVVAAGLSSGKVKFVRIGPNQVVAEVVHDEIDGVVGLGFDVEGRMVSGGGQTVKVWHEAEDNVGEGSGDEDMMDDSDDEKDSDDSDAEPREDPRDRKKRKKSKSKDRSGGQHVMAFHDLD